Proteins encoded together in one Amblyomma americanum isolate KBUSLIRL-KWMA chromosome 1, ASM5285725v1, whole genome shotgun sequence window:
- the LOC144093828 gene encoding tubulin beta-4 chain-like: MREIVHIQTGQCGNQIGAKFWEVISDEHGIDPSGAYHGDSDLQLERINVYYNEASGGKYVPRAILVDLEPGTMDAVRSGQFGQLFRPDNFVFGQNGAGNNWAKGHYTEGAELVDSVLDVVRKEAESCDCLQGFQLTHSLGGGTGSGMGTLLISKIREEYPDRIMNTYNVVPSPKVSDTVVEPYNATLSVHQLVENTDETYCIDNEALYDICFRTLKLTTPTYGDLNHLVSATMSGVTTCLRFPGQLNADLRKLAVNMVPFPRLHFFMTGFAPLTSRGCQQYRALTVPELTQQMFDAKNMMAACDPRHGRYLTVAAVFRGRMSMREVDDQMLNIQNKQSSHFVEWIPDNVKTAVCDIPPRGLKMSATFIGNSTAIQELFRRISEQFTAMFRRKAFLHWYTGEGMDELEFTEAESNLNELVSEYQQYQEAPDEDEGEFEETQAEA; the protein is encoded by the exons atgcgcgagatagtacacatccagacaggccagtgtggcaacCAGATTGGGGCGAAG ttttgggaggtgatttccgatgagcatggcatcgatccaagcggggcgtaccatggcgattcggacctccagttggagcgcatcaatgtctactacaatgagGCCTCCG gaggtaaatacgtgcctcgggccatcctggttgacttggagccgggaaccatggacgccgtccgctcgggacagtttggacaactcttccggccggataactttgtgttcg GTCAGAATGGCGCTGGCAACAattgggccaagggccactacaccgagggtgctgaactagtggactcggtgctcgacgttgtgcgcaaggaagcggaatcctgtgactgcctgcagggattccagctgacccactccctgggcggtggtactggatctggcatgggcacactgctcatctcgaagatccgtgaagagtaccccgatcgcatcatgaacacctacaatgtagtgccctctccaaag GTTTCGGAcactgtcgtcgagccctacaatgctactttgtcagtgcatcagcttgtggaaaacaccgacgagacctactgcatcgacaacgaagcactctacgacatctgcttccggacgcttaagctcacgactcccacctacggagaccttaaccacttggtttctgcaacgatgtcgggtgtgaccacatgcctgag atttcctgggcagctgaatgctgatcttcgcaagctggccgttaacatggtgcccttccctcgcctccacttcttcatgactggctttgctccactcacgtcccgcggctgccagcagtaccgggctctgactgtgccggagctgacgcaacagatgttcgatgccaaaaacatgatggctgcttgcgacccccgccacggtcgttacctgacagttgctgcagtcttcagaggccgaatgagcatgcgggaagtcgatgaccagatgctcaacatcCAGAACAAGCAGTCGAGTCACTTCGTTGAATGGATCCCGGACAATgtaaagacagctgtctgtgacataccgcctcgaggtctgaagatgtcggctactttcattgggaacagcacagccattcaagagcttttcaggcggatctccgagcagtttacag ctatgttccgccgcaaggcctttctgcactggtacaccggagagggcatggacgagttggagttcaccgaggcagagtccaacttgaacgaactggtgtcagaataccaacagtaccaggaggccCCAGATGAGGACGAGGGGGAATTCGAggagacccaggcagaggcctag